The sequence below is a genomic window from Zhongshania aliphaticivorans.
CTAAGGTTTTAGGCGATGGCGTATAACGATCAGAAAGACAAAGCGAACACTGAAGGCTTGCAAGAGAAATTAGTGCAGGTAAACCGTGTTGCCAAGGTGGTCAAGGGTGGCCGTATTTTCAGCTTCACTGCTCTAACTGTAGTTGGTGATGGCAATGGTAAAGTCGGCTTTGGCCGCGGCAAGGCGCGTGAAGTGCCGGTCGCTATCCAAAAGGCGATGGAAGCTGCCCGCCGTAATATGGTCCAGGTAGACGTAAAGGGTGATACCATCCAATACGCTGTCAAAGGCCGTCACGGTGCCTCCAAGGTTTACATGCAGCCTGCATCTGAAGGTACTGGTGTTATTGCCGGTGGTGCAATGCGCTCGGTGCTTGAAATTGCCGGCATTCATAACGTACTGGCCAAGTGCTACGGTTCGACAAACCCGGTAAACGTGGTTCGTGCAACTGTTAAGGCATTGGTAAGCGTTTCTTCACCAGAAGAGGTCGCAACTAAACGCGGCAAGACTGTTGAAGAGATCTTGGGCTAAGAAATAGGCAGGATTTGCAATGAGCAAGATTAAAGTCACACTAGTTCGTTCTGTTACAGGACGGCTAAAGTCGCACAAGGCCTGCGTCGCTGGTCTTGGCTTGCGTCGTATTCGCCACACTGTTGAAGTGGAAGACACTCCATCAGTGCGCGGTATGATCAATAAGGTCAACTATTTAGTACGTGTTGAGGGATAAGTGATGAGCGATATGCGTTTAAACACGCTGAGCCCGGCTCCCGGTCGAGTTAAAGATAGTAAACGGGTAGGTCGTGGTATCGGTAGTGGCTTGGGTAAAACCGCAGGTCGTGGTCACAAAGGTTTAAAGTCGCGTTCAGGCGGTAGTGTACGTCCTGGTTTCGAAGGCGGTCAGATGCCTTTGCAAAAGCGTCTGCCGAAGTATGGTTTTACTTCGCGCCTGTCACGCGTGACTGCACAAATTCGCACCGCTGAGCTCGCAGCAGCTGGTGATGGCGTGATTGATCTTGATGCCTTGAAGCGTGCTGACTTAGTCGGTCGCAATATTGAGCGTGCAAAGATCTTTCTGTCCGGTGATCTGAACAAGGCAGTTACTGTAAAAGGTTTGGCAGTAACAAAAGGCGCGCGCGAAGCTATTGAAAAAGCGGGCGGCAAAGTCGAGGAATAAGGCGAGATCCCCATGGCGAAATCCAGTCCATTATCAGCTGGAAGTCAATCCGGAGTAGGCGAGCTGATGGCTCGCCTTCGTTTTCTACTGCTAGCGATAATTGTTTATCGCATCGGTACTCACATTCCGGTACCGGGCATTAACCCGGATCAACTCGCCGCGCTGTTTAATCAGAATCAGGGCACGGTACTTGGTTTGTTTAATATGTTCTCGGGCGGTGCCTTGGAGCGT
It includes:
- the rpsE gene encoding 30S ribosomal protein S5 → MAYNDQKDKANTEGLQEKLVQVNRVAKVVKGGRIFSFTALTVVGDGNGKVGFGRGKAREVPVAIQKAMEAARRNMVQVDVKGDTIQYAVKGRHGASKVYMQPASEGTGVIAGGAMRSVLEIAGIHNVLAKCYGSTNPVNVVRATVKALVSVSSPEEVATKRGKTVEEILG
- the rpmD gene encoding 50S ribosomal protein L30, with product MSKIKVTLVRSVTGRLKSHKACVAGLGLRRIRHTVEVEDTPSVRGMINKVNYLVRVEG
- the rplO gene encoding 50S ribosomal protein L15; its protein translation is MRLNTLSPAPGRVKDSKRVGRGIGSGLGKTAGRGHKGLKSRSGGSVRPGFEGGQMPLQKRLPKYGFTSRLSRVTAQIRTAELAAAGDGVIDLDALKRADLVGRNIERAKIFLSGDLNKAVTVKGLAVTKGAREAIEKAGGKVEE